The following coding sequences lie in one Arabidopsis thaliana chromosome 3, partial sequence genomic window:
- the LCR33 gene encoding low-molecular-weight cysteine-rich 33 (low-molecular-weight cysteine-rich 33 (LCR33); LOCATED IN: endomembrane system; CONTAINS InterPro DOMAIN/s: S locus-related glycoprotein 1 binding pollen coat (InterPro:IPR010851); BEST Arabidopsis thaliana protein match is: low-molecular-weight cysteine-rich 9 (TAIR:AT2G27145.1); Has 35333 Blast hits to 34131 proteins in 2444 species: Archae - 798; Bacteria - 22429; Metazoa - 974; Fungi - 991; Plants - 531; Viruses - 0; Other Eukaryotes - 9610 (source: NCBI BLink).) yields MKRSFLLLLTILTIFIILGQGVMGNDEQLRGNRCFQIKFKTGKCVPKECQTACQEKLRKPKLKGEGFCMKECTCCFYT; encoded by the exons ATGAAGAGATCATTTCTACTCTTGTTAACTATTCTAACTATATTCATCATTCTGGGGCAAG GAGTTATGGGAAATGATGAGCAATTAAGAGGCAATCGgtgttttcaaataaaatttaaaactggGAAATGTGTTCCCAAAGAATGTCAAACTGCATGTCAGGAGAAGCTAAGAAAACCTAAGCTAAAAGGAGAGGGATTTTGTATGAAAGAATGCACATGCTgtttttatacataa